One Nocardioides aromaticivorans genomic window carries:
- a CDS encoding DUF58 domain-containing protein, producing MAISGRFPLLLLLGLVAVVLRPEASTVWLWLLGVLVLTGIDLALAAAPGSVTLRRKEPGTVRLGDPATAGLSVTAARSGRVQLRDAWQPSAGASDNRHRLRLRAGEPRRLATPLLPRRRGDLGAAGVTVRTWGPLGIAARQRTYDVPGTVRALPPFESRKHLPSRLARLRDLDGRAAVRVRGQGTEFDSLREYVRGDDVRSIDWRASARTPHVVVRTWQPERDRRVVIVLDTSRTSAGRVARTAGEDAIDGIPRLDAAMDAALLLGALASRAGDRIDFLAGDRRVRARQRIHGVRDVAARLQEQMADLDPTLVEADWDALAGGVQEFGRQRALVVLLTALEPSAIADGLLPVLPALTRHHRVVLASVRDPELGRLADVEAAERPSADLVYDAAAAEHELDRRARMRDVLARLGVDVVDADAAQLPPALADHYLHLKAQGLL from the coding sequence ATGGCGATCTCCGGGCGCTTCCCGCTGCTGCTCCTGCTGGGGCTGGTGGCGGTCGTGCTGCGCCCCGAGGCCAGCACGGTGTGGCTGTGGCTGCTCGGCGTGCTGGTGCTCACCGGCATCGACCTCGCCCTGGCCGCGGCACCCGGCTCGGTCACCCTGCGTCGCAAGGAGCCCGGCACGGTGCGCCTCGGCGATCCCGCCACCGCCGGCCTGAGCGTCACGGCGGCGCGCAGCGGACGGGTGCAGCTGCGCGACGCGTGGCAGCCCTCGGCCGGGGCGAGCGACAACCGGCACCGCCTGCGGCTCCGGGCCGGAGAGCCGCGGCGGCTGGCCACTCCCCTGCTCCCGCGCCGCCGGGGCGACCTCGGCGCCGCCGGGGTGACCGTGCGGACGTGGGGCCCGCTGGGCATCGCCGCGCGCCAGAGGACGTACGACGTCCCGGGCACCGTGCGCGCGCTGCCGCCCTTCGAGTCCCGCAAGCACCTGCCCTCCCGGCTCGCCCGGCTGCGCGACCTCGACGGCCGCGCCGCGGTCCGGGTCCGCGGCCAGGGCACCGAGTTCGACTCGCTGCGCGAGTACGTCCGTGGCGACGACGTCCGCTCGATCGACTGGCGGGCCTCCGCGCGGACCCCCCACGTCGTGGTCCGCACCTGGCAGCCCGAGCGCGACCGGCGCGTGGTGATCGTCCTCGACACCTCCCGCACCTCCGCGGGCCGGGTCGCCCGCACCGCCGGCGAGGACGCGATCGACGGGATCCCCCGCCTCGACGCCGCGATGGACGCCGCCCTCCTGCTCGGCGCGCTCGCCTCCCGGGCCGGCGACCGGATCGACTTCCTCGCCGGCGACCGCCGGGTGCGCGCCCGCCAGCGGATCCACGGCGTCCGCGACGTCGCCGCGCGTCTGCAGGAGCAGATGGCCGACCTCGACCCGACGCTGGTCGAGGCCGACTGGGACGCCCTCGCCGGTGGGGTCCAGGAGTTCGGGCGCCAGCGCGCGCTCGTCGTACTCCTGACGGCGCTGGAGCCCTCCGCGATCGCCGACGGGCTGCTCCCGGTGCTGCCCGCGCTGACCCGCCACCACCGGGTGGTCCTCGCCTCCGTCCGCGACCCCGAGCTCGGCCGGCTCGCCGACGTCGAGGCCGCCGAGCGTCCCTCCGCCGACCTCGTGTACGACGCCGCGGCGGCCGAGCACGAGCTCGACCGTCGTGCGCGGATGCGCGACGTGCTGGCCCGGCTGGGTGTCGACGTCGTCGACGCGGACGCCGCCCAGCTGCCGCCCGCCCTCGCGGACCACTACCTGCACCTCAAGGCGCAGGGACTGCTGTAG